Sequence from the Nocardioides exalbidus genome:
GTCCGTGGTCGTGACGAACTCGGCCGGCACGAGGCGGAAGGCCCGGTCGTGGCCCGCGTAGTAGCTGAACGGCGGGGCGTACTCGAGCCCGAGCAGGTCGGTGCCCTTGCCGCGCCAGGTGACGGTGGGCGACTCGCCCAGCTCGCGGGCGTACGACGCCAGGCGGGCCTCGGCGATCAGGTAGCGCTCGGTGCTGCCGGTGGGGCCGTCGGACTCGACCACGACGTAGTCGATGTCCTCGCCGACCATGACCGCGAGGTTGGACGGCAGGGTCCACGGGGTCGTCGTCCAGATCAGCACCTTGACGCCCCGGAACGGGCCCTCGGTGGTGACGTCGTAGCCGACGGTCACGGCCGGGTCCTGGCGCATCTGGTAGACGTCGTCGTCCATCCGCAGCTCGTGGTTGGACAGCGGGGTCTCGTCCTGCCAGCAGTAGGGCAGCACCCGGAAGCCCTCGTAGACCAGGCCCTTGTCGTGGAGCTGCTTGAAGGCCCAGATGACCGACTCCATGAACTCGGGGTTCATGGTGCGGTAGTCGTTGTCGAAGTCGACCCAGCGCGCCTGGCGGGTGACGTAGTCGCGCCACTCGCCGGTGTACTTCAGGACGGACTGGCGGCAGGCCTCGTTGAACTTCTCGATGCCCAGCTCGACGATCTCGTCGGTGGTCTTGATGCCGTTGAGGCGCATCGCCTCGAGCTCGGCCGGCAGCCCGTGGGTGTCCCAGCCGAAGCGGCGCTCGACCTTGTGCCCGCGCATCGTCTGGTAGCGCGGGATGAGGTCCTTGACGTAGCCGGTCAGCAGGTGGCCGTAGTGCGGCAGGCCGTTGGCGAAGGGCGGGCCGTCGTAGAAGACGAACTCGTTCTCGCCGTTCGCACCCGCGTCGCGCTGCTCGACGCTCGCGCGGAAGGTGTCGTCCTGGGCCCAGTAGGCCAGCACCGCCTCCTCGATCGCCGGGAAGCGTGGGCTGCCGGCGACGCCGGTCGCGCCCTCGTCCGGGGCGGTGTGGCTGACCTTGGGGTACGTCATGGGTCCTGGCTCGACTCTCGACTCGTGGCTGACATCCACGAGGACGATCGAGTGACCGCGGTACCACCTCGCTTGGGATCCGGGGATCCCCGCTTCGTTGCGGCTGTGTCGGGCCGTACCCGTCGGGTTCTACCGGGGCCGCGGCCGGATCGCCGTACCCGTTCTTCCCGAGGCTCGCCGCTGATGACGGCTCAAGCGCCTGCTGCGATCGTACGGCGCCGGCGCGGGTTGCTGCCAATCGGTTCACGGGGACAACTCGTTTGGCCCGCTCGACCGCATGCGGAAGGCTGCCGCCCATGAACTTCAACGGCATGTGGCTGCCCGAGGCCGAGGACCCGCGGATGCAGGCGGGCGCGACGACGGGTGAGAAGGCCTGCCTGGTGGGCTACCTCGAGCACTACCGCCAGACGCTGGCGATGAAGTGCGACGGGCTGACGGCCGAGCAGCTGGCAACGAAGGCCGTGCCGCCGTCGAACATCTCCCTGCTGGGGCTCGTGCGCCACATGGCGCGGGTCGAGCAGAGCTGGTTCCGCCGGGTGATCGAGGAGCGGATGGACCTCCCGCGGCTCTTCCAGGAGGAGGGCGGCGACACCGGCTTCAACTTCCCCGAGGTCGACGACGACCTCGTCCGCGCCAGCCACGCGCTGTGGCAGGGCGAGATCGCCTACGCCCGCGAGGTGCTCGAGCGCACCGACCTCGACACCGTCGTCGACGCCAAGGGCGACCCCACCGAGGTGCGCGACATCATCGTGCACATGATCGAGGAGTACGCGCGCCACTGCGGCCACGCCGACCTCGTCCGCGAGTGCGTCGACGGCCGCACCGGGCAGTGACGGCGTCCTAGCGCGAGAGCCTGGCGGTGAACCCGTCGACCGCCACGCACCGCGCGGGGCCGTAGTAGGAGAACGAGCCCTTGGCCTTCGTCGGGCTGACGAACTCGATCTCGAGGTAGGCCGAGTACGACGCGTCGCCGGCGTCCTTGCGCTCCGTGCCGACGAGCTCGTTGTTGCGCGGGATCGCGGTCGTCACGAAGGAGTAGGAGTTGGTGGTGGTGGTCGGGATGTCGGGGTAGCCGCCGCACCGGGTCTGGGTGGTGATCCGGAAGCCGCGGACCTTGCCGCCGCGCACGGTGAAGTCGACGCCCGCGGCCGACCACGATCCGGCGCGCGGAGGCCTCGGCGCGGGTCGCGTGCGGAGCTTCACCGTCGAGCGGCCGAGCACCTCACCCTTCTCGCTCACCACCAGCCTCAGGGTCGCCTTCGGACGCGTCAGCCTGGCCCAGACGTAGCCCTCGGTGTCGTCCTCGCCCTCGAGCGCGCCGACCTCGAAGGGGCGCACCTTCACGCCCTTGCCGGACCCGGTGACCACGACGTCGCGAGCGTCGACGCCCTCCGGCGCGGCGTTCGCGACCGTGACCGGGATCCGGGTCCACACCTTCTTCACCAGTCGGTCCCGCTTCGGCGTCCGCACGCTGAGCTGCGGGGTGGCGGTCACGACGTCGAGCGCGCTGACGAAGGCGTCGTACGGCGTCGAGCTGGTGCTGCCGTTGTCGACGAGCAGCACCGAGCAGTTCCACGCAGCGGCACTGGCGAGGTCGGGGGTGTCCTTGTCGTCGTAGAGCAGGACGTCCGGGATGTTGCTGTAGAGCCACGCCGACGTCGCCTCCTCGACCTGGCAGCTGTTGCCCTGGATCGTGCCGAAGCCGAGCAGGGTCCGGGTCTTGCCCGTCGGATCGGGCGCCCCCATCTCGGTGTCGAGGCTGTAGTGGTAGGTCAGCGCGTCGGTGCGCCAGTCGTATCCGTAGCTCACCGTGACCGACAAGCTCCCGCCAGGCATGACGAACTGGTGCTGCGGAGCAGTGCTCGTCGGCATTCCCGGCACCCGCTTGGCCGGCGTGAAGGTCGCGGTCGCGCTGACGAGCCGCGTCGCCT
This genomic interval carries:
- a CDS encoding DinB family protein; translation: MNFNGMWLPEAEDPRMQAGATTGEKACLVGYLEHYRQTLAMKCDGLTAEQLATKAVPPSNISLLGLVRHMARVEQSWFRRVIEERMDLPRLFQEEGGDTGFNFPEVDDDLVRASHALWQGEIAYAREVLERTDLDTVVDAKGDPTEVRDIIVHMIEEYARHCGHADLVRECVDGRTGQ